CCGCTCGGTCACCAGTGAGTCGCTGCCGGTCCAAGCCCTTCGGGCGGACGCCCCCACCTCCTTGCCGCACATCAACCAGCTCCGGCCGAAGGGGGCCTCCTCCTCCAACTACGTCAATGGCCCCTACAACTGCGCCCCGGCCGTCGTGGCCATGGTGGCGCGCAGCTGGGGCAAGCAGGGCCAGCTCAACGACGCGCAGCTCATCAACAGCCTGGGCAAGGGCGTCGTCACCTCCCAGGGGACGACCCCGGAAGGCGTGGCCCAGATGCTGGGGCGCATCGGCGTGCCCCTGGCCGGCGAGGCCCTGGCGGGCCAGTACAGCGACGCGGCCCTCCAGCAGCACCTCCAGCAGGGCAACAGCCTCATCGCCCAGGTGGGGGTGAATGACCGCGCCACCGGGCAGGACAGCGCGCACTACGTGCTCATCCACAAGGCCACGGCCGACGGCAACTACGTGGTGTCGGACCCGATGGCGAACAAGCCCTACGTCATCACCCCCCAGCAGCTCCGCGAGGCGGTGGGCCGGGCGCCCCCGGATGGCGGCCTGCTGATCCCCGTGGGCGGCCCGGGCAACGCCTCGGCGGCGGCCGCCGCCTCGTCCCTGGCCACCGGGCAGCCGGTGGAGACGGCCCGGATGGCGCCGGGGGACGCGTTCGTGGGGGCCTCGCGCACCTCGCGGGGCACGGCCGAGATGCCGCTGCCCTCCCTGCTGCCGTCGGCGCCTCCCTCTCGCGGCGAAGGGGCCACCGTGCTGCCCTCGCGGGCCGGGGCGGAGTCCCTGCTCCAGGGGCTGAACACGGCGACGCTCGCGTCCACCACGGGCGCCTTCGCGGGCAGCCCGGTGGCGGCCCCCCCCCTGGAGGTGCCGGTGCCGGCGGCCTTCTCGGTGCCGGACAACGCGCTGGAGGGCATCGACACGCGCTTCCACGAGGCCGCGGTGGCCGGACCGGCGCTGCCCCTGAGCACGGCGGAGCAGCACAACCTGGCCTCGCTCAACGTCCACTATGGGCAGGAGAGCGTGCAGGCCGCCCCCGTGAAGGAGCAGATCACCTCCCAGGAGCAGAACGTCGAGCAGATCTCCCGCGAGCTGCTCTCGCGCAAGGAGCGCAAGGACCCGGCGCTGAACGGGCTCCTGGCCCGGCTCGAGTCCAGCCTGTTCGCCAAGGACCGGCAGGTGCTCAACCGCATCAAGCGCGAGGACCTGAAGGATCCGGGCATCGGCAAGAAGACCTGGATCGACTCCTTCTGAGCAGAACCTCCCGCGTGCTGGACCCGCCAGTCTCGTGACAGGCAGGCGGGACCGGCTAGTATTTCGAGGCGATGGCTGGCCCCCCAACGGATGGAAGAACTGGAAAGTCCTCCGTCAAGCACCGGCGGCCTGCCTCGGACGAGAGCTCCAAGTTCTCGAAGGCGCTGGAGCAGGGCACCCGGATCGACCGCTACGTCCTGCTGAAGGCCGTGGGGCAGGGCGGCATGGGCACCGTCTACGCCGCGTATGATCCGGAGCTGGACCGCAAGGTCGCCCTCAAGCTGCTGCGCCCCGACAAGGAGGGCGAGGAGGGCTCGGAGGGCCGCGCCCGGCTGCTGCGCGAGGCGCAGGCCATGGCCCGCATCTCCCACCCCAACGTCATCACCGTGCACGACGTGGGGACCTTTGGCGCCCAGGTCTTCATCACCCTGGAGTTCATCCAGGGGCAGACCCTGCGCGAGTGGCTGCGCAAGCAGAAGCAGCCCTGGCAGCAGATCCTCCAGAAGTTCCTGGAGGCGGGCCAGGGGCTGGTGGCCGCCCACCGGGCGGGGCTGGTGCACCGGGACTTCAAGCCCGCCAACGTGCTCATCTCCGACGGCGGCCGGGTCTACGTCACGGACTTCGGCCTGGCCCGGCTGGCGGAGGCCGCGGGCCAGGAGGAGGCCTCCTTCGAGGCGGACGCCGCGTTCGAGGAGCTGTCCGGCGGGGTGCTCTCCTCGGCGCTGACGTCCGCCGGGGTCATCGTGGGCACGCCCCAGTACATGCCGCCCGAGCAGTACCTGGGCAACGCGGGCGACGCGCGGCTGGACCAGTTCAGCTTCTGCGCCTCGCTGTACTGGGCGCTCTACGGCAAGCGCCCCTTCCAGCCCCAGCAGATGGCGGCCGTCGCGGCCGAGGTCAGCCAGAGCCTCCAGGCGCCGAGCGCGCAGGAGCTGCGGCGCAAGTGGCCCTCCGGCACCATCGTCCAGGAGCCGCCGCGGGACGCGCGGGTGCCCTCCTGGGTGCGGCGCGCGGTGCTCCGGGGGCTGTCGCTGGCCCCGGAAGACCGCTTCGCCTCCATGGAGGACCTGCTGACGGCGCTGTCCCAGCACCAGCGGCGGGGACGAAGGCGCCGGGTGCTCGCCGCCGTGGGGGCGGCCGCGGTGGCGGGCGCCGGGGTGGCGCTGTACATCCAGCAGCGGGGCGAGCAGTGCACGGGCTCCGAGCCGCTCATGGCCTCCGTGTGGGGGCCCGCGGCGCGGCAGAAGCTCGAGGCGGCCTTCGCCGCCACGGGCAAGTCCTTCGCCCCGGAGAGCGCCCGCAAGGTGGTCCAGGTGCTGGACGGGTATGCCCAGGGCTGGACGCGCATGCACACCGAGGCCTGCGTGGCCACCCGCATCCAGGGGACGCAGACCGAGGCGCTGCTGTCCCTGCGCATGGTGTGCCTGGACCGGCGCCGGAGGGATTTCCGGGCGCTGGTGGGGCTGCTGACCGAGGCGGATGGCAAGGTGGTGGAGCGCTCGGTGGATGCCGCCGCGGCGCTCCCCTCGCTCCAGGCGTGCCAGGACATCGAGGCGCTGGCCGAGCAGAGCCCGCTGCCCGAGGACCCCGCGCGCCGCGCCACCATCGAGCGGCTCGGCGAGCAGCTCTCGCACATCAAGGCCCTCCAGGACGCGGGCCGCTACCAGCCCGCGCTGAAGCTGGCGCGGACCATAGAGCCCGAGGTGGTGGCCACCACCTACCTGCCGCTGGAGGCGGAGCTGCGCTACCACCTGGGCTGGCTGCTGCAGCAGAGCGGGGAGGCGGAGGCGGGCCTGCGCGAGCTGGAGCGGGCCTTCGACGAGGCGGAGTCCAGCCGGTCCGACCGCACGCGGCTGGAGGTGCTCATCAAGCTCATCTTCACGCTGGCCGACAACGGCCAGTCCGAGCAGGCCCGGCGCTGGGGCGAGGTGGCGGTGGCGGTCCTCCACCGGCTCGGGGGCGAGCCCTCGCTGGCCGGGGACCTGATGGGCAACCTGGGCAGCGTGGCCCTGATGCAGGGGCGCTACCAGGAGGCCACCGGCTATTTCGAGAGGGCGCGCGCGCTGCGGCGCGACCCCCTGGGCACCGAGGACCCGAAGCAGGCCAAGGTGAGCTATGGGCTGGGGCTGGCGGCGCTGCGCCAGGGCGAGCATGCCCGCGCCATCCAGATGCTCGGCGAGGCGCTCCAGCAGACCCAGTCGGCCAAGGGCGCCCAGCACCCCGAGATGGGCAGCCGCCACGTCATGCTCGCTACCGCCTACCGCGAGGGCGGCGACGCGGCGAAGGCGCTGCCCCACGCCGAGGCCGCCCTGAAGCTGCGCAAGGCGGCCCTGGGCGCGGACCACCCGGCCGTGGCGGATGCGCTCGACGAGCTGGGCGAGTGTCTGCTGGGGCTCCAGCGCTACGAGGAGGCGATGGAGGCCTTCCGCAAGGCCGTGGACATCAAGGGCGAGAAGCTCGGCACGGACCACCCGGACCTGTCCTACTCCTACGACGGGATGGGCAAGACGCTGCTGGCGCGCGGGCAGGCGGCGGAGGCCATCGCGTACCTGAAGCAGGCGCTCGCCTACGAGAACACCGAGCCCGAGGCGCTCGCGGAGACAGGCTTCCGCCTCGCCCAGGCGCTCTGGGAGACGGGCAAGGCCCCCCAGCGGGCCCGGGAAGCGGCGCTCCGGGCCCGTCAGGGCTACGCGAAGCTGGAGAAGCCCCAGCAGGTGGCGGAAATCGATGCGTGGCTCCAGGCGCGGGAGGCGCCGCCCGCGCCGCCGCCCCGCCCCGCCCGGCGCCCGCGGCGCTGAGCTTGGGAGGCTGAAACGCCGTGAGGCCAGAACCCGGGGGTTCCAGCCTCACGCGTCACACTGTCTGTGCGGGAAGAATCAGCCGAGGCTCACGGGGCCCGGGGCCGGGGCCGCCTGGAACTGGCTGACGCCGCCGAGCTCCGGGGGGGCGCCCGCGGCCATCGCCTTCAGGGCCTCGGGGTTCTGGGCCACCTGCTGGAGCAGCTCGGGGTTCTGGGCCAGCTGCTTGAGCATCTCCGGGTTCTCGAGCAGCTGCTTGGCCAGCTCCGGGTTCTCCTTGAGCAGCTTCATCAGCATCTCGAGCACGCCGCCCGCGCCGCCCGCCGCGCCACCGGCCTCGCCCGCGCCGCCCGCACCACCGGCCTCGCCCGCGCCACCCGCGCCGCCGGCCTCACCGCCGCCCGCCGCGCCACCGGCCTCTCCGCCGCCACCGGCCTTCCCGGCCTTGCCCTCGCCGCCCTCGCCCAGGCCGAGCGCCTCGAGCAGCTTCTTGGAGTCCACGCCGAGCGCTTCGCACAGCTTCTTCAGACCCTCGACCGCGCCTTTGACATCTCCCGACTGCAGCTTCTGGCTGATGTCCGACATCAGCCCGTCCGTCTTCGCCTGGGGCGTCTGCGAGACGCCCGGCGTCTGCTGACGGGCAACATTGCCAATGGAAGGAGACGCGCCGCCCTTGATGGAGGAGATGCCCATGGTCTGAAACCCTCGTGGTTGGTGATGCGGTGGAGGTAGTGAGACTGCTTACTTGGAAGTCAGTGGGTGCGCTTTGGCTACATTGTCGGAGCCCGCCGCAGATTGTTTCCGGGACCTGATTAAAAATTGGATTTTGAGAGGAGGGATGCGCTCGCATGCGAAAGCAGCACCGCTGCTGTACAAAAAACCATAACGAAAACGCAGGGTTTGCCCCACTCGGGGGCGGGTGGTGCGGTGCGGCAGGGGGGTCAGGAAGAGCCACTGGGTAGCAAAAGACTCGCAGCCTGCGTCCGGCGGCTTTCATCCCAACGGGCAGAATCCCACCGCATAAAATTTGTGACCGCCAACAGTTGGGTCCGCGAACAAGCAGTCTGTAGCCGTGCAGTGGGGGCGGGCGGCCGGGCACGAACCGGGGTTCGGCTTCATCCATGCAATGGCTCTCCTGGCGAAGGGGAGAGCGTCCATGACCAAGTTGCTGCTCATCGGGTTGGCTGCGCTGAACATCACCACGGCAGAGGTCCAGGACTCGGCGGTCTCGTGCACGGCCACCGCGACGGGCCCCACCTTCGGCTTCAGCGGGCGGATGTACTTCCACTTCATCACCACGTGCGACGCGCCGGTGGAGAGCATCACCATCAACGCCACGGTCTCCGGCCCCACGGTCGTCACGGGCTCGGCGACGTGCACGCAGACGGACCGGTGCACGTTCATGCTGCCGGTGACGTACAAGCGCGGCACGTGGACGTGGACCAACGACAGCGTCTACACGGCCGAGGGCAGCTCCGTGGAGACGAAGACCATGACGTTCATCCAGTAACCTCGCGCGGTGCGCCGCATCCCGCTCTCTTCGGCCCCGGGGCCAGGGTAGACTGCGAGGCCCAGAGACGCGTGTGGATGCAGGGGGCGCCCGAGTGAATTCCGCGCACTTCAGCCTGAAGAACGAGCCCTCGGAGCGCACCCTCTACCTGTGCATGGGAGGGTTTTTCGAGGAGCGCGAGATGATGGACTTCATCCGCGGCTACCGCGAGGCGACGGCCTGCTACGGCGGCCAGCCCCACCTGGTGTTGGCGGACATGCGGCCCATGCGAATCGCCAGCCTGGCGGCGACCCACCGCTTCGGTGAGCTCATTCACGAGGCCCGGCAGCGCGGCGTGGTGTGCTGTGCCCACCTGTCCTCGTCCACTGTCCAACGGCTGCAGATCGACCGGCTCACCCGCGAGCACCCCAGCCTGGGCGATGTGACCATTCACGTCACCTCCTGGGAAGAGGCGCGCGCGGTGCTCGCGGAGGCGCGCCTGCGGTGGATGCCGGAGGTCTTCAAGGCCCTGGGGCCCCGCCGCCCCTGAGCCCGGTGCGCCAGGGGACGAGGCAGGCCGGCCACCGTTGCGCTTCCCCCCGGCGATGACTTCATTGGCGCCGACACCGCGTTTTCCTGGCTCAGGCATGTGACACGGTTTCGGAACTCCGGACCCTTTCCCTCGGGAAATGGACGGGAGAGCCGGGTATGATGCATGAACGTTGTCACAGCCCCGGGCCAGGCCCCCGGATTCGGATGAATTTCCTGAAATACCTGGCTTTGCCTGGGGGCACCAGGTGTGCTGAATAGGCTTCAGGGCAACGGTCCGCCACGCCTGTGAGCGGCTTGCCACTCTCCCCCACAAGGGCTCCCCCCGGAGCCAAGGAGTGCAGCGTGAACAGCGTGAACAAAAAGGTGAGCAGTCCCAGACATCTTCGGCGGGCCGTGGTGGTGATGACAGCCCTGCTGGGAGCCTGTGGCCCGGTGGACGAGGGCCAGAGTGGGGCCGTGGAAGCCCCCGCAGGCGCCATCGGGCAGGAGGCGCTGGCGGGCGTCACGCTGGGAATCGTGGCCGGCAACATCCGCACGGCGAACCCGCAGCCGCTCAGCACGCACGCCGAGCAGATCTACTGCGAGTTCAACCAGCTCGGGGCGCAGTGGGTCCGGATCGACGCGAACCAGACCGACACGGGCACGCCCGTCTACGAGTCCATCGTCCAGAAGGCGCACGCCAAGAACATCAAGGTCGATGTCGTGGTGCCCGCGCGCTACTGCGGCTCGGACACGAACCAGGCGGAGATCGACGCGTACACCACCGCCTACGTGAGCCAGCTCAACGCCCTGGCCAACAGCCTCTTCACGGGCACGGCCAAGGCGGACGCGTACGAGATTGGCAACGAGCCAAACGTCCAGGACACGGGCTGTCCGGACGGGGTGAGCCGCTACCGCGTGAGCCCCAACGCCTTCGCGTGGCTGCTGCGCCGGGTGTGGGAGTGGAAGACGGCCAACAACCGCACGGAGCTCATCATCAGCGGTGGCCTGCGCAACACCTACCTCACCGAGCCGTACTGGACGCCGTTCTTCAACTCGAAGGCG
This window of the Stigmatella erecta genome carries:
- a CDS encoding C39 family peptidase; amino-acid sequence: MSIRRSVTSESLPVQALRADAPTSLPHINQLRPKGASSSNYVNGPYNCAPAVVAMVARSWGKQGQLNDAQLINSLGKGVVTSQGTTPEGVAQMLGRIGVPLAGEALAGQYSDAALQQHLQQGNSLIAQVGVNDRATGQDSAHYVLIHKATADGNYVVSDPMANKPYVITPQQLREAVGRAPPDGGLLIPVGGPGNASAAAAASSLATGQPVETARMAPGDAFVGASRTSRGTAEMPLPSLLPSAPPSRGEGATVLPSRAGAESLLQGLNTATLASTTGAFAGSPVAAPPLEVPVPAAFSVPDNALEGIDTRFHEAAVAGPALPLSTAEQHNLASLNVHYGQESVQAAPVKEQITSQEQNVEQISRELLSRKERKDPALNGLLARLESSLFAKDRQVLNRIKREDLKDPGIGKKTWIDSF
- a CDS encoding tetratricopeptide repeat protein, with product MAGPPTDGRTGKSSVKHRRPASDESSKFSKALEQGTRIDRYVLLKAVGQGGMGTVYAAYDPELDRKVALKLLRPDKEGEEGSEGRARLLREAQAMARISHPNVITVHDVGTFGAQVFITLEFIQGQTLREWLRKQKQPWQQILQKFLEAGQGLVAAHRAGLVHRDFKPANVLISDGGRVYVTDFGLARLAEAAGQEEASFEADAAFEELSGGVLSSALTSAGVIVGTPQYMPPEQYLGNAGDARLDQFSFCASLYWALYGKRPFQPQQMAAVAAEVSQSLQAPSAQELRRKWPSGTIVQEPPRDARVPSWVRRAVLRGLSLAPEDRFASMEDLLTALSQHQRRGRRRRVLAAVGAAAVAGAGVALYIQQRGEQCTGSEPLMASVWGPAARQKLEAAFAATGKSFAPESARKVVQVLDGYAQGWTRMHTEACVATRIQGTQTEALLSLRMVCLDRRRRDFRALVGLLTEADGKVVERSVDAAAALPSLQACQDIEALAEQSPLPEDPARRATIERLGEQLSHIKALQDAGRYQPALKLARTIEPEVVATTYLPLEAELRYHLGWLLQQSGEAEAGLRELERAFDEAESSRSDRTRLEVLIKLIFTLADNGQSEQARRWGEVAVAVLHRLGGEPSLAGDLMGNLGSVALMQGRYQEATGYFERARALRRDPLGTEDPKQAKVSYGLGLAALRQGEHARAIQMLGEALQQTQSAKGAQHPEMGSRHVMLATAYREGGDAAKALPHAEAALKLRKAALGADHPAVADALDELGECLLGLQRYEEAMEAFRKAVDIKGEKLGTDHPDLSYSYDGMGKTLLARGQAAEAIAYLKQALAYENTEPEALAETGFRLAQALWETGKAPQRAREAALRARQGYAKLEKPQQVAEIDAWLQAREAPPAPPPRPARRPRR